The Streptomyces sp. NBC_01353 genome contains a region encoding:
- a CDS encoding RHS repeat-associated core domain-containing protein — MRDGKQKQVTGPDGAKWSYTYDLYGRQDTATDPDKGTGVTSYTDLDQIQTTTDAEGRLLVHGYDEIGRKAGLWQNSKSDANLLAEWTYDSLLKGLPDASTRYTGGKGQTGSKAYTTQVSAYDSMSRPTTTTLTLPADDPLVTSGAVTATSTAKVDYRLDGTVNSVTEPAAGGLAQETISTAYNNHSLPIGLSGASGYLLGATYTDLGQVQQLTLGTSTAGGTKKAFLTNFYEEGTGRLTGADVDDQTRGAVRDTAYTYDPAGNVTSIFDHANTGNGADFQCFTYDGQRRLTEAWTPKSADCATSGRTVANLGGAAPYWTSYTYNAAGQRDTEKQNTATPLTRTYCYDTTRTHALKATTTDGNCTDETTQYTYDATGNATARVEAAGNTTTQSLTWSAEGKLTKLTEGTSTTDYLYDADGQLLIRRASGTSGETVLYLGSTEVHLKGTKKWANRYYSAAGATIALRTNETGIEKLHFLAADHHNTGNLSVTGDTTQTLTKRYTTPFGATRGTTSGTWPDDKTFLGKPTDTGTNLTHIGAREYDPTLGQFISVDPILSLDQHQSLNGYSYANQHPSTSSDPTGLREVCGAYGNSCYPGAPQLGGAVPGDVQRPSEGGNSSGRPMGGHPGEAGGTASVDSGGQPQGHDRLECNRFGCETVWDERPRGNDGDLLAGAATGVVDALTFACGMMEVFGDIDCASDAIREEFADNGVDPSSAAFGDGTQIGSAATAVVPYLGSAGRISGAEAPVFPHIAGSSKGIVNPYHVYRGDSRLPEEVFASGFSVKNADGNLDLLQYGKYNTPSAWVGTSTRKSIGAMFPQKAKGSTWVYTIRPGAPGISMNKALGFKYVFRAEKEVVFPGGISGSQIVSAQRYSWGMPTNQIIMNPGHQP, encoded by the coding sequence TTGCGCGATGGCAAGCAGAAGCAGGTCACCGGCCCCGACGGCGCCAAGTGGTCGTACACCTATGACCTTTACGGCCGGCAGGACACCGCGACCGACCCCGACAAGGGCACTGGCGTCACGTCCTACACGGACCTCGACCAGATCCAGACCACCACGGACGCCGAAGGCCGGCTCCTCGTCCACGGCTACGACGAGATCGGCCGCAAGGCCGGCCTGTGGCAGAACAGCAAGAGCGACGCCAACCTCCTCGCGGAGTGGACCTACGACTCGCTCCTCAAGGGCCTGCCCGACGCCTCCACCCGCTACACGGGCGGCAAGGGTCAGACCGGCAGCAAGGCGTACACCACACAGGTCAGCGCCTACGACTCCATGAGTCGGCCGACCACCACCACCCTGACCCTCCCCGCCGACGACCCCCTCGTCACCTCCGGCGCAGTCACCGCCACCAGCACGGCGAAGGTCGACTACCGCCTCGACGGCACGGTCAACAGCGTCACCGAACCCGCGGCCGGCGGCCTCGCCCAGGAGACCATCAGCACCGCCTACAACAATCACAGCCTGCCCATCGGCCTCTCCGGCGCATCCGGCTACCTTCTGGGCGCCACCTACACCGACCTGGGCCAGGTGCAGCAGCTCACCCTGGGCACCTCCACCGCCGGCGGCACCAAGAAGGCCTTCCTCACCAACTTCTACGAGGAAGGCACCGGCCGCCTGACCGGTGCGGACGTCGACGACCAGACCCGCGGTGCGGTGCGCGACACCGCCTACACCTACGACCCGGCCGGCAACGTCACCTCCATCTTCGACCACGCCAACACCGGCAACGGCGCCGACTTCCAGTGCTTCACCTACGACGGCCAGCGCCGCCTGACCGAAGCCTGGACCCCGAAGTCCGCCGACTGCGCCACCTCGGGCCGCACGGTGGCAAACCTCGGCGGAGCCGCCCCCTACTGGACGTCCTACACCTACAACGCCGCAGGCCAGCGGGACACAGAGAAGCAGAACACCGCCACCCCGCTCACCCGCACCTACTGCTACGACACCACCCGCACGCACGCGCTGAAGGCCACCACGACCGACGGCAACTGCACCGACGAGACCACCCAGTACACCTACGACGCCACAGGCAACGCAACCGCCCGCGTCGAAGCGGCAGGCAACACCACCACTCAGTCTCTGACCTGGTCTGCCGAAGGCAAGCTCACCAAGCTGACTGAAGGCACCAGCACAACGGACTACCTCTACGACGCCGACGGACAACTCCTCATCCGCCGCGCCTCCGGCACGAGCGGTGAGACCGTCCTCTACCTCGGCTCCACCGAAGTCCACCTCAAGGGCACCAAGAAGTGGGCCAACCGCTACTACAGTGCAGCCGGCGCCACCATTGCCCTGCGCACCAACGAAACCGGCATCGAAAAGCTCCACTTTCTCGCCGCTGACCACCACAACACCGGCAACCTCTCCGTCACCGGAGACACCACCCAGACCCTGACGAAGCGCTACACCACTCCCTTCGGCGCCACTCGCGGTACCACCAGCGGAACCTGGCCCGACGACAAGACCTTCCTCGGCAAGCCCACCGACACCGGCACCAACCTCACCCACATCGGCGCCCGCGAATATGACCCGACCCTGGGCCAGTTCATCAGCGTCGACCCCATCCTCTCGCTGGACCAGCACCAGTCACTCAACGGCTACAGCTACGCCAACCAACACCCGTCAACCTCCTCTGACCCAACAGGTCTGCGAGAGGTGTGCGGAGCATACGGAAACAGCTGCTACCCGGGTGCTCCACAGCTTGGCGGTGCAGTTCCTGGCGATGTGCAGCGCCCCTCGGAGGGAGGAAATAGCAGCGGCAGGCCCATGGGTGGCCACCCAGGAGAAGCAGGGGGCACGGCGAGCGTCGACAGCGGAGGCCAGCCGCAAGGGCATGACCGACTCGAATGCAATCGCTTCGGCTGCGAGACGGTTTGGGACGAGCGACCACGAGGTAATGATGGGGATCTCCTAGCCGGTGCGGCTACTGGCGTTGTAGACGCCCTAACATTCGCTTGCGGGATGATGGAGGTATTCGGGGATATTGATTGCGCTAGCGACGCAATCCGGGAGGAATTCGCAGACAATGGAGTCGATCCAAGTTCCGCAGCCTTTGGGGACGGAACGCAAATTGGGTCGGCGGCCACCGCTGTTGTTCCTTATCTTGGGTCGGCGGGGAGGATCTCCGGAGCGGAAGCTCCGGTATTCCCGCATATTGCCGGATCCAGCAAGGGGATAGTGAACCCATATCACGTCTATCGAGGCGATTCTCGATTGCCGGAGGAAGTTTTCGCCAGCGGATTCTCGGTAAAGAATGCAGATGGGAATCTTGACCTCCTTCAGTACGGCAAGTACAATACGCCGTCTGCATGGGTTGGTACCTCGACAAGGAAAAGCATTGGGGCGATGTTCCCTCAGAAGGCCAAGGGGTCCACGTGGGTATACACAATCCGCCCTGGCGCTCCCGGGATCAGCATGAACAAGGCGCTTGGTTTCAAGTATGTCTTCAGGGCTGAGAAAGAGGTCGTGTTCCCGGGAGGTATTTCAGGGAGCCAGATCGTGAGCGCTCAGCGCTATTCGTGGGGCATGCCGACGAATCAGATCATCATGAATCCGGGGCATCAGCCATGA